From Uloborus diversus isolate 005 chromosome 8, Udiv.v.3.1, whole genome shotgun sequence, a single genomic window includes:
- the LOC129227588 gene encoding uncharacterized protein LOC129227588, producing the protein MISLAFEIKLCFWSVILLILILPYTISEHRKLIPKCSNSCLNPDSVRPLNCFCDIKCSMIYNDCCLDAPYRMFRVNNKRWHNNHCLFVHGENKHFWMVDTCKDTWSGHEYIREKCENHDAFSNDIMTAIPVTSPSEAVTYRNYYCTLCNEEDAENLLEWRVKALCRNESITEADVQQNLTFVEDRQQWGVWKNGDLEFHDCFLLFQRPPGIDDGIRECVSGMVSTCPSSWKNIVVRRKCKSYVDPIKFPDSPVYRNIDCAVCHNKTKEDFRCVHDVTKGSSAVMLDRAFLVDLSATGQWL; encoded by the coding sequence ATGATTTCTCTTGCATTTGAAATTAAACTATGTTTCTGGTCGGTGATATTGCTCATTCTTATTTTGCCTTATACGATATCAGAGCATCGTAAACTCATCCCAAAATGCTCCAACTCCTGTCTAAATCCAGATAGCGTTAGACCATTGAATTGCTTCTGTGACATTAAATGTTCCATGATCTACAATGACTGCTGCTTGGATGCACCGTACAGAATGTTCAGAGTTAACAACAAGCGATGGCACAACAACCACTGCTTGTTTGTCCACGGGGAAAACAAGCACTTCTGGATGGTGGACACCTGTAAGGATACCTGGTCGggacacgagtatatacgtgagAAGTGCGAAAATCATGACGCCTTCAGCAACGACATCATGACTGCCATCCCAGTGACGAGTCCATCAGAAGCTGTGACGTACAGAAACTATTACTGTACTCTGTGCAATGAAGAAGATGCCGAAAACCTATTGGAATGGCGGGTGAAGGCTCTGTGCAGGAATGAGTCCATCACTGAAGCAGATGTTCAACAAAACTTGACCTTCGTCGAAGATAGGCAACAATGGGGTGTGTGGAAGAATGGTGATCTCGAATTCCACGATTGTTTCTTATTGTTCCAAAGGCCTCCAGGTATCGATGATGGCATCAGGGAATGTGTTTCAGGAATGGTATCTACTTGCCCCTCTTCGTGGAAAAATATTGTGGTACGCAGAAAATGCAAGTCATACGTAGATCCCATAAAGTTTCCTGATAGTCCTGTGTACAGAAATATCGACTGTGCTGTTTGCCACAACAAAACGAAAGAAGATTTCAGGTGTGTCCACGATGTCACCAAAGGTTCCAGTGCTGTTATGTTGGACAGAGCGTTTTTAGTAGATTTGAGTGCTACTGGACAGTGGCTGTGA